In Arthrobacter sp. CJ23, the genomic window CGCCATCCTCCAGACCACCAAGGAGCTCATTGAGTTGCGCCGGTCCTTCCTCCGGCACCAGCCCTGGGATTTTCCGGCGAAGGCGGACGACTCTTTCCTGCAGTGGTTCGACGACAAGGGCAAGCGCATGACGCCCATCCGTTGGCATGACCCCTCCCTGCGGGTGGTGCAGTTGCTGATGGGCGCCGAGGACAGCGAAATCCGCGGCCTGATCGTGGTCAACGGGAGCAAGGACGACCTCAAGATCGTCCTGCCGGAAATCCTGAGCGAATCCGGGATCGGCAAACGCATGTTCGAACTCCGCTTCACCACCTCCGAGCTCCATGGGCACAGACAGGGCGCCTGGGTGGCTTCCGGCGAGCGGGATATCCTGCAAGCCAACACCATCAACATCTACCGCACCTAGGGATCCTTCACATGAAGCGGATCAGCAGCAGGCTGCTGGCCCTGGCGGGACTTGTCATCGCCGTCGTGGTTCTCGTCCTGGCGGTCGTCAACGGACCCGCCCTGAGCGGCTCAGTCACCAGCGGTTCCGTCCCCAGCAGTTCAGGCACGACGACGGCGCCTTCGCCAGCGCCGTCAGCACCCTTGGGTTCCGCCCTGGAGAGCAGTGCGCCGGCTCCGGCGAACACCTCGGGCCTGGCGGCCGTCAATGCCTCGCAGCTGCCCCAAGAAGCCCGGCAGACGCTCGCACTGATCGCGAAGGGCGGCCCGTACCCGTATGAGCGGGACGGCGTGAACTTCGGGAACTTCGAAGGGCTGCTGCCGAAGAAGTCCGGTGGCTACTACAAGGAATACACGGTGAAGACCCCCGGTGAGTCGGACCGGGGCGCGCGCCGGATCATCGCAGGCAAGGACGGCGCCAAGTACTACACGCCGGACCACTACGAATCGTTCAAGTTCATCGTCGAAGGCAAGTAGGAGCCCATGAAGATCTATTCAGCAGACACCTGGACGATCGAGGAACTTCAGGAGCAGGTGGACGACGCCGGCCGCATCACGGTGCTGGTGCCTCCTGCCGCCACGAAGAAGGCAGTCCTGGAAGTCTTCGGCCAGGTCCTTGACTTTCCCGAATACTATGGCGTGAACCTGGACGCCCTCAACGACTCCCTGCATGACTTCGCCGACTCCCTCTCTGAAGACGGCGAAGCCCCGGTCACCCTGATCTGGCAAGTCCCGGCGGCCTACCGCACGGACCGTTCCTTCGGCGTGGTCTGCGAAATCCTCCAGGACGCCGAAAAGTATTCAGGCCGCGACCTGGCAGTCATCGCCGTCTTCCAAAACTAGATCGCCAACCGACAACGCCGCTTAATCCAAACTGGGTGACACTGGCCCGGAAGCGTGCGTCAAAGTGACGAAGCAGCACGCGGAGGTCAGTGTCACCCAGCGGTGACAGCGTCTTTAGGCGTTGACGATCAGCCCGAGTTCGGCCTTGGATGCCAGGGCCGGGTGTTTCGGGAAGACCCGGACGGTGTAGCCGAAGGAGCCGGAGCGGTTGATCACCATGGAGCCGCTGAACAGGTGGCGGCCGTTGCCGAGGTTTTCCAGGGCGCCGAGCTCGGCGACGGTGACGTCGTCGAGTTCGTCGGATTCCTCGGCGCGGCCGTAGGCGACTTCCACGGACACATCGTCCGGGGTGAGGCCGTGCAGGGCCACGTAGGCGTTGACGTGCAGGGTGTCGCCGATCTGGGGTTCCTCGGAGACGCCCACGGAGTCGACGTGTTCCACCACGATCTGCGGCCAGGCGGCGCGGACCTTGGAGGTCCAGGCGGCGAGTTCCTTGGCTTCCTTGAAGGAATCCGCCACGGCGCGGCGTCCGGACCAGGCGGCCGGGCGGTACAGGGTGTTCACGTAGTCCTGCAGCATGCGTTCGGCGGAGACGGCCGGGCCCAGGTGTGCGAGGGTGTGCTTGATCATGGAGACCCAGTGCGTGGGCACGCCGGCTGCCGGTGCCTGGGAGGGGCCGGCCGCGCCGGCGCCGTCGGAGACCGTGAGGCCGTAGAAGCGCGGGGCGACCTGGGTTTCGAGGAGTTCGTAGAGGGCGGCGGCCTCGATGTTGTCCCGTTCCTCGGGGGAGGCGCCGTTGTTGGCGGTCGGGATCGCCCAGCCGTTTTCGCCGTCGTACATTTCGTCCCACCAGCCGTCCAGCACGGAGAGGTTGAGGGAGCCGTTGATGGCGGCCTTCATGCCGGAGGTGCCGCAGGCCTCCAGCGGGCGGAGCGGGTTGTTCAGCCACACGTCGCAGCCGGGGAACAGGGTCCGTGCCATGGCGATGTCGTAGTTGGGCAGGAACACGATCCGGTGCCGGACGGCGGGGTCGTCGGTGAAGCGGACCAGGTCCTGGATCATTTTCTTGCCGGCGTCGTCGGCGGGGTGGGATTTGCCGGCGATGACGAGCTGGATGGGGTGCTTGGGGTCCAGGAGCAGGGCCTTGAGGCGTTTGGGGTCCCGCAGCATCAGGGTGAGGCGCTTGTAGGTGGGCACGCGGCGGGCGAAGCCGATGGTGAGCACGTCGGGGTCCAGGACGGTGTCGGTCCAGCCCAGTTCGGCGTCGGCGGCGCCGCGTTTCTTCCACGCGGCCCGCAGGCGGCGGCGCACGTCCTCCACCAAGGACACGCGGAGCTGCCGGCGCAGGCCCCAGACGTCCTCGTCGCTGACGTTGTAGGCAAGGTCCCAGCGGCCCAGGGCTTCGGCTTCGGCGCCGAACTGTTCGCGGGCCAGTGCGGAGATCCGCGGGTCCACCCAGGTGGGCACGTGCACGCCGTTGGTCACGGAGGTGATGGGGATTTCGGAGTGGTCGAATCCGGGCCACAGGCCGGCGAACATTTCCCGGGAGACCACGCCGTGGAGTTTGGCCACGCCGTTGGCGCGCTGGGCGAGGCGGAGCCCCATGACGGCCATGTTGAACACGGCGGGGTTGCCGCCGTCGTAGTTCTCGCGTCCCAGGTCCAGGATCTTCTCGGCGGGCACGGCCGGTGCCAGGCCGGCGTCGAAGAAGTGCCTGATCTGTACGGTCTCGAAGCGGTCGATGCCGGCCGGGACCGGGGTGTGGGTGGTGAACACCGTGGAGGCGCGGCCGGCGGCCAGGGCCTCGTCCCAGGTGAGCGGTTCGCCGGGATCGGACATGGCCTCCTGGATGCGTTCGATGCCCAGGAAGCCGGCGTGGCCCTCGTTGGTGTGGAAGACCTCGGGTGCGGGGGTGCCGGTGAGCTGCTGGTAGACGCGCAGCGCCTTGACCCCGCCCATGCCCAGCAGGAGCTCCTGCTGCAGGCGGTGGTCTCCGCCGCCGCCGTAGAGGCGGTCGGTGATGCCGCGGGCGGCGTCGTCGTTGGCCGGCACGTTGGAGTCCAGCAGCAGCAGCGGGACGCGCCCGACGTCGGCACGCCAGATGTGTGCGTGCAGTGTCCGGCCGTTGGGCAGCGGGAGCGAAATCTGGGCCGGCTTGCCGGGGACACCGTTCCTGGACTCGTGGCGCAGCAGGGTCAGGGGCAGGCCGTCCGGGTCCAGGACCGGGTACGTTTCCTGCTGCCAGGCGTCGCGGGAGAGGGACTGCTTGAAGTAGCCGGCCTGGTACAGCAGCCCGACGCCGATCAGCGGCACGCCCAGGTCAGAGGCCGCTTTGAGGTGGTCGCCGGCCAGGATGCCGAGGCCGCCGGAGTACTGGGGGAGCACCTCGGTGATGCCGAACTCGGGCGAGAAGTACGCGATGCAGGCCGGGGCGTCCTCGCCCAGGCCCTGGTACCAGCGCGGCTCGCTGAGGTACCGGTCCAGGTCGGCCGCGGCGGACTGGATGCGCTCCACCACTGCGCCGTCGGCGGCCAGTTCCTCCAGCTTTTCCCGGCTGATCGAGCCGAGCAGGGCGATGGGGTCGTGATGGCCTTCCTCCCAGAGCTCCGGGCTGAGGCTCGCGAAGAGCTCCCGGGTGGGGCGGTGCCATGACCAGCGCAGGTTGGTCGCGAGCCGTGCCAGGGGCCGGATCGACTCGGGGAGGACGGTACGGACTGTAAACCTTCGAATTGCCTTCACGAGCGCCACACTAACGGACTCCCACCACAGCTGGAACCGGATTTGGTTTCTTTTAGGTAAATGACTCATTGCAAGCAGGAGTATGTGACGGTGCCTTCGCAATCTGTGATTTTTGTCGCTAACGTCGAGGCTGTGACCACTACTTTGCGAGCCAGCTCACCATCGAAAACCAAGACGAAGACGCGCATCACTGACGGGCTCCGCTTCGGCAGGTTCCCCATCACTGCCGTGCAGCCGGTCATCGAGAATGGCCGCTTTCCCGCCAAGGCACTGCCGGGCGAGGACCTCGTGGTGGGAGCCACGGTGTTCCGCGAAGGCCACGACCAGCTGGGCGTCACCGCGGTCCTGCTCGATCCCAAGGGCAAGGAGCGCCAACGCGTCCGCCTCACCCCGGCACCGGGTGTGCGGGGCATGGGCACGGACCGTTATGAGGGCGTGCTGACCCCCACCGCCCCAGGCGCCTGGTCGTTCGTCATCGAGGCCTGGCATGACCGTTACGGTAGCTGGCACCACAACGCCGAGGTCAAGGTTGGGGCCGGGATCGACGTCGAGCTCATGCTCGCCGAGGGTGCCGCACTCCTTGCCGGAGCGGCCGACGACGCCGGACGCAGCGCGGCGGACAAACGCACCTTCCAGACCGCATCGGCAGCCCTCGCCGACACGGCGAAAACCGTCGAGGAGCGCCTGGGCGCCGGCTTCGGCACGGACGTGGCTGCCGCCGTCGGGCGTTTTCCGATCCGCGAGCTGGTGACCGTTTCCGAAAAGTATCCGCTGCTGGTTGAGCGCGAGCTCGCCGGCCGCGGCTCCTGGTATGAGTTCTTCCCCCGCTCCGAAGGTGCCGTCCTGGACCGTGCCACCGGCGAATGGACCTCGGGGACTTTCCGCACCGCGGCGAAGCGGCTCGACGCCGTGGCCGGCATGGGCTTCGATGTCATCTACCTGCCGCCGATCCACCCGATCGGCGTCCAGCACCGCAAGGGACGCAACAACACGCTCACCCCGGGCCCGCAGGACCCCGGCTCGCCGTGGGCCATCGGCGCCAAGGAAGGCGGACACGACGCCATCCACCCGGACCTTGGCACCTTTGAGGATTTCGATGCCTTCGTGGCGCGCGCCGCCGAACTAGGCCTTGAAGTTGCCCTGGACCTGGCCCTTCAGGCCGCACCGGACCACCCCTGGGTCGCGTCGAACCCCGAATGGTTCACCACCCGCGTGGACGGCACCATTGCGTATGCGGAAAACCCGCCCAAGAAGTACCAGGATATTTTCCCGCTGAACTTCGACAACGATCCTGAGGGCCTGTCCAAGGAGATCCTGCGGATCGTGTTCCTGTGGATCAGCCACGGCGTGAAGATCTTCCGTGTCGACAACCCGCACACCAAGCCCGTCTGGTTCTGGGAGTGGCTCATCGGCAAGGTCAACAAGAAGCACCCCGACGTGGTGTTCCTGGCGGAGGCGTTCACCCGCCCGGCCATGATGCACGCCCTGGGCCGGGCCGGCTTCCAGCAGTCCTACACCTACTTCACCTGGCGGAACACCAAGGCCGAGCTCGAGGAATACTTCACCGAGGTCAGCCACGAAAGCCCGGCCTACTTCCGGCCGAACTTCTTCGTCAACACCCCGGACATCCTTACCGAGTACCTGCAGTACGGCGGTCCCGCGGCTTTCCGCATCCGCGCTGCACTCGCAGCCACGGCCAGCCCGCTCTGGGGCGTCTACGCCGGCTACGAACTGTACGAGCACGTGGCCCGGCCCGGCGCCGAGGAATACATCGACAATGAGAAGTACGAGTACAAGGACCGCGACTGGGACGGCGCCGCCGCCTCCGGCCACACCCTGGCGCCGTACATCACCCGGCTCAACGCCATCCGCAAGGCGCACCCGGCACTGGGCGATCTGCAGAATCTCACCCTGCACCACAGCACCGATGACGCCACCATTGTCTACTCCAAGCACAAGACGCTGCCGGACGGCAGCAAGGACACCCTGATCATCGTCGTCAACGTGGACCCGCACAGCGCACGCGAGAGCACCGTCTCCCTGGATCTGGCGGCGCTGCAGCTGGATCCCGCCGATACCGGTGCAAACGGACGCTTCTGGGTGGATGATTTGATCAGCGGGCAGAGCTGGGAGTGGGGCGAGTACAACTACGTCCGGCTTGACGCCCACACCGAACCGGCGCACGTCCTCAGCATCCGGAGGCAACCTTAGTGAGCTTCACCCCGCAGAACCCTGGCCAGTACTTCACCCCGAAGAACACCTTCGAGCTGAGCGCGCCCGGTCTCCAGCATGATCCACACTGGTACCGGAAAGCGGTCTTCTACGAAGTACTGGTCAGGGCGTTTGCGGACGCCAACGGAGACGGCTCCGGCGACTTCCATGGACTCATCGACAAGCTGGACTACCTGCAGTGGCTCGGCGTGGACTGCCTCTGGCTGCCGCCGTTCTTCCACTCCCCGCTGCGCGACGGCGGCTACGACATCGCGGACTACAACACGGTCCTCGATGAATTCGGCACCATCAGCGACTTCAAGCGGCTCGTTGCCGAGGCACACGCCAGGGGCGTCCGGGTCATCATCGACCTGCCCCTGAACCATACCTCGGACCAGCACATGTGGTTCCAGGAATCCCGCAGGGACCCCACGGGACCGTACGGGGACTTCTACGTCTGGAGCGATACGGACGAGAGGTACCAGGATGCGCGCATCATCTTCGTGGACACGGAAGAGTCCAACTGGACCTTCGACCCGATCCGCCGGCAGTTCTTCTGGCACCGCTTCTTCAGCCACCAGCCGGACCTGAACTTCGAGAACCCCAAGGTGGTGGAGGCGCTCTACGACGTGATCCGCTTCTGGCTGGACCAGGGGATCGACGGGTTCCGGGCGGACGCCATTCCGTACCTCTTCGAGGAAGAGGGCACCAACTGCGAGAACTTGCCCGCAACGCACACGTTCCTGCGCGATCTGCGCAAGATGGTGGACGAAAACTACCCAGGCCGCGTGATCATCGCCGAGGCGAACCAGCCTCCCCACGAGGTGGTGGAATACTTCGGCACCGAGGGGGAACCGGAATGCCACATGGCCTTCCACTTCCCCATCATGCCCCGGCTGTACTACGCACTGCGGGACCAGAAGGCCGCCCCCATCATCGAGACACTGCGCGAGACTCCTGACATTCCCGCGGGTGCGCAGTGGGGTACTTTCCTGCGCAACCACGATGAACTGACCCTGGAAATGGTCACGCAGGACGAACGGGCGGCCATGCTCGGCTGGTATGCCCCGGATCCGCGGATGCGGGCCAACATCGGCATCCGCCGCCGGCTGGCCCCGCTGCTGGACAACTCACGGGCAGAGATCGAACTCATCAACGCCCTGCTGCTCTCGCTGCCGGGCAGCCCGTTCCTGTACTACGGGGATGAAATCGGCATGGGCGACAACATCTGGCTGGACGACCGCGACGCCGTCCGGACCCCCATGCAGTGGAATCCTGACCGGAATGCCGGCTTCTCCGCCGCCGACCCGGGCAAGCTCTACCTCCCGGTGATCCAGTCGCTGGTCTACAACTACGGCATGGCGAACGTTGAGGCCGAAGCGGCGCACTCCGGATCCCTGCTCCGCTGGACCCGCCAGATTCTCAGCGTCCGCCGGAACCACCCGGTCTTCGGGCTGGGCGGCTTCCGCCACGTTGAGGCGGACCACGAAGTGGTGCTCGCCTACGTCCGCGAGCTCAACGAGGGGAACTCCGAAGGAGAAGAGGCGGAGACGATTCTGTGTGCCTTCAACCTCTCCCAGCACCCGGTGGCCACCACCCTGGATGTTCCGGAGTACGCGGGACGCGGGCTGCGCGATGTGTTCGGCGGCCAGCCGTTCCCGCCCATCGGCAACGACGGCAGGCTCACACTGACGCTGGGGAGCCACAGTTTCTACTGGCTCCGCGTGCGCTCGGTCTCTTCCAACCCCGCGTCCCCCTACACCCAGGCCATTCCCGTGGTGACGTCCAAAGGATGAGATGAGCCAGGGCACTTTTGATCCTTCCATAGAGGAACTGCTCCGGGCCTGGCTGCCCGGGAAGCGCTGGTTCCCCGTCAAGAACGCCGGCTTCGGGCTGGAACGCGTGGGCGGTTTCCCGCTGGGGGACCGGGACGGCGAAGCCGTGCTGGACATTGTCCTGGTGGCGGTGTCCTACCAAACGGCCGACGGCGGCGGCCGCACCGACGTCGTGCAGTTGCCGCTGAGCTTCCGGTCCGCGCCGCTGGAGGACGCAGCGTCCGCGCTGGTGGGCGAAGCCATGCTCCCCGGTCTGGGTCACCGCTGGGTCTACGACGCCGTGCACGACCCCCACTTCATCGCCGCGTGGCTGGACCTCATGCAGCACCAACGCTCCACAGCCGACGGCGCGGCCAGCGGCCACCTGGGACTTCCCGGTTTCGCGCTGCCGGTAGCGGGATCAGGACTCCGGGTCCTGTCCGGTGAGCAGTCCAACACTTCCGTGATCGTCGACGACGGCGTGACCGCAGCCATGGTGAAGATCTTCCGGGTCCTTTCCGCCGGCAGGAATCCCGAGGTGGAGCTTGGTGCCGCACTGACCGCGGCCGGCACCTCCGAGGTCCCTGCGACGCTGGGCTGGATCACAGGATCCTGGACAACCCCGGACGGGACGGCCAGTGGCGAACTCGCCGTGGCCCATGAATTCCTGGACGGCGGCCTGGACGCCTGGCGGCTGGCCGTTGACGCCGCCGCCGCGGGTGCCGACTTCACCGCGGAGGCCCACGCACTCGGCGTTGCCACTGCCACGGTCCATGACAGGCTCGCCCGGACCCTGGGAAGCAGCGTTGAAAGGCATCCGGGCCAGGACATCGCACCCGCAGTAGCCGGGCGGATCCGCCGCTC contains:
- a CDS encoding ribonuclease domain-containing protein, producing MKRISSRLLALAGLVIAVVVLVLAVVNGPALSGSVTSGSVPSSSGTTTAPSPAPSAPLGSALESSAPAPANTSGLAAVNASQLPQEARQTLALIAKGGPYPYERDGVNFGNFEGLLPKKSGGYYKEYTVKTPGESDRGARRIIAGKDGAKYYTPDHYESFKFIVEGK
- a CDS encoding barstar family protein; translation: MKIYSADTWTIEELQEQVDDAGRITVLVPPAATKKAVLEVFGQVLDFPEYYGVNLDALNDSLHDFADSLSEDGEAPVTLIWQVPAAYRTDRSFGVVCEILQDAEKYSGRDLAVIAVFQN
- the glgP gene encoding alpha-glucan family phosphorylase, with product MKAIRRFTVRTVLPESIRPLARLATNLRWSWHRPTRELFASLSPELWEEGHHDPIALLGSISREKLEELAADGAVVERIQSAAADLDRYLSEPRWYQGLGEDAPACIAYFSPEFGITEVLPQYSGGLGILAGDHLKAASDLGVPLIGVGLLYQAGYFKQSLSRDAWQQETYPVLDPDGLPLTLLRHESRNGVPGKPAQISLPLPNGRTLHAHIWRADVGRVPLLLLDSNVPANDDAARGITDRLYGGGGDHRLQQELLLGMGGVKALRVYQQLTGTPAPEVFHTNEGHAGFLGIERIQEAMSDPGEPLTWDEALAAGRASTVFTTHTPVPAGIDRFETVQIRHFFDAGLAPAVPAEKILDLGRENYDGGNPAVFNMAVMGLRLAQRANGVAKLHGVVSREMFAGLWPGFDHSEIPITSVTNGVHVPTWVDPRISALAREQFGAEAEALGRWDLAYNVSDEDVWGLRRQLRVSLVEDVRRRLRAAWKKRGAADAELGWTDTVLDPDVLTIGFARRVPTYKRLTLMLRDPKRLKALLLDPKHPIQLVIAGKSHPADDAGKKMIQDLVRFTDDPAVRHRIVFLPNYDIAMARTLFPGCDVWLNNPLRPLEACGTSGMKAAINGSLNLSVLDGWWDEMYDGENGWAIPTANNGASPEERDNIEAAALYELLETQVAPRFYGLTVSDGAGAAGPSQAPAAGVPTHWVSMIKHTLAHLGPAVSAERMLQDYVNTLYRPAAWSGRRAVADSFKEAKELAAWTSKVRAAWPQIVVEHVDSVGVSEEPQIGDTLHVNAYVALHGLTPDDVSVEVAYGRAEESDELDDVTVAELGALENLGNGRHLFSGSMVINRSGSFGYTVRVFPKHPALASKAELGLIVNA
- a CDS encoding alpha-1,4-glucan--maltose-1-phosphate maltosyltransferase; translation: MIFVANVEAVTTTLRASSPSKTKTKTRITDGLRFGRFPITAVQPVIENGRFPAKALPGEDLVVGATVFREGHDQLGVTAVLLDPKGKERQRVRLTPAPGVRGMGTDRYEGVLTPTAPGAWSFVIEAWHDRYGSWHHNAEVKVGAGIDVELMLAEGAALLAGAADDAGRSAADKRTFQTASAALADTAKTVEERLGAGFGTDVAAAVGRFPIRELVTVSEKYPLLVERELAGRGSWYEFFPRSEGAVLDRATGEWTSGTFRTAAKRLDAVAGMGFDVIYLPPIHPIGVQHRKGRNNTLTPGPQDPGSPWAIGAKEGGHDAIHPDLGTFEDFDAFVARAAELGLEVALDLALQAAPDHPWVASNPEWFTTRVDGTIAYAENPPKKYQDIFPLNFDNDPEGLSKEILRIVFLWISHGVKIFRVDNPHTKPVWFWEWLIGKVNKKHPDVVFLAEAFTRPAMMHALGRAGFQQSYTYFTWRNTKAELEEYFTEVSHESPAYFRPNFFVNTPDILTEYLQYGGPAAFRIRAALAATASPLWGVYAGYELYEHVARPGAEEYIDNEKYEYKDRDWDGAAASGHTLAPYITRLNAIRKAHPALGDLQNLTLHHSTDDATIVYSKHKTLPDGSKDTLIIVVNVDPHSARESTVSLDLAALQLDPADTGANGRFWVDDLISGQSWEWGEYNYVRLDAHTEPAHVLSIRRQP
- the treS gene encoding maltose alpha-D-glucosyltransferase; translated protein: MSFTPQNPGQYFTPKNTFELSAPGLQHDPHWYRKAVFYEVLVRAFADANGDGSGDFHGLIDKLDYLQWLGVDCLWLPPFFHSPLRDGGYDIADYNTVLDEFGTISDFKRLVAEAHARGVRVIIDLPLNHTSDQHMWFQESRRDPTGPYGDFYVWSDTDERYQDARIIFVDTEESNWTFDPIRRQFFWHRFFSHQPDLNFENPKVVEALYDVIRFWLDQGIDGFRADAIPYLFEEEGTNCENLPATHTFLRDLRKMVDENYPGRVIIAEANQPPHEVVEYFGTEGEPECHMAFHFPIMPRLYYALRDQKAAPIIETLRETPDIPAGAQWGTFLRNHDELTLEMVTQDERAAMLGWYAPDPRMRANIGIRRRLAPLLDNSRAEIELINALLLSLPGSPFLYYGDEIGMGDNIWLDDRDAVRTPMQWNPDRNAGFSAADPGKLYLPVIQSLVYNYGMANVEAEAAHSGSLLRWTRQILSVRRNHPVFGLGGFRHVEADHEVVLAYVRELNEGNSEGEEAETILCAFNLSQHPVATTLDVPEYAGRGLRDVFGGQPFPPIGNDGRLTLTLGSHSFYWLRVRSVSSNPASPYTQAIPVVTSKG